A single Sutterella megalosphaeroides DNA region contains:
- the kdpC gene encoding potassium-transporting ATPase subunit KdpC: MNTMRTEETTGARSEASALSAGAALGKALGIFLFLSAVLGLGYPALVTGVAQLVVPESANGSVVRVDGRPVGSRLIGQNWTDSGLFEGRPSAVDYNAKGSSGSNLAMTNPELARLMTERAERWQRLTGSAAPVPAELLAASGSGLDPDISLSAALYQIPRVARTSGLAPERLEALVRETAREPFLAMGPEPLVNVLELNLRVADAAGKMLESFATHEATAAREASRPSEPSEPLDGVDSTARGS; this comes from the coding sequence ATGAACACCATGCGAACCGAAGAAACGACGGGTGCGCGCTCCGAAGCGAGCGCCCTCTCGGCGGGCGCTGCGCTCGGCAAGGCGCTCGGGATCTTCCTCTTTCTGAGCGCGGTTTTGGGGCTAGGCTACCCGGCGCTCGTGACGGGCGTCGCTCAACTCGTCGTGCCCGAGAGCGCAAACGGGAGCGTCGTGCGCGTCGACGGGCGTCCCGTGGGATCGCGCCTCATCGGACAGAATTGGACCGATTCGGGGCTCTTCGAAGGCCGACCTTCGGCGGTCGACTACAATGCCAAGGGTTCGTCGGGGAGCAACCTCGCGATGACGAATCCCGAACTTGCCCGGTTGATGACGGAGCGGGCCGAGCGTTGGCAGCGCCTCACGGGCTCCGCGGCCCCCGTTCCCGCCGAGCTGCTCGCGGCCTCGGGCTCGGGGCTCGACCCCGACATTTCGCTTTCGGCCGCGCTCTACCAGATTCCCCGGGTCGCCCGCACGAGCGGGCTCGCCCCCGAACGGCTCGAAGCGCTCGTGCGCGAGACGGCGCGCGAACCTTTCCTGGCCATGGGGCCCGAGCCCCTCGTGAACGTGCTGGAATTGAACCTGCGCGTTGCGGATGCGGCGGGAAAGATGCTCGAAAGCTTCGCAACGCACGAAGCGACTGCGGCGAGAGAAGCGTCCCGGCCGTCCGAGCCGTCTGAACCGCTTGACGGCGTCGATTCGACCGCCCGCGGTTCCTGA
- the kdpB gene encoding potassium-transporting ATPase subunit KdpB, whose product MSKKTQRPLFDAVVLKEALGESFKKLDPRVQLQNPVMFLVYLGAIFTTAIAAASFAGYGRDDASFALQTALWLWFTVLFANFAESMAEGQAKAQARALKGLRKKTVAHRIENPDAATLGPDAPCVCIDSTELRKGDVVLVKAGEVVPCDGEVILGVASVDESAITGESAPVIRENGGDFSSVTGGTTVVSDWLVVRAAVEPGESFIERMIAMVEGAKRGKTPNEAALSTLLVALTIVFLLVTATLLPFSDFAVAASGSGEVIGYTVLVGLLVCLIPTTIGGLLSSIGVAGMSRLMAANVIARSGRAVEAAGDIDVLMLDKTGTITFGNRRASAFYPAPGVAREMLLEASFLASLADDTPEGKSIVELARSEANARWANELPKGAAFVPFSAQTRMSGVNLPDGREIRKGSPDALRSLVAQCGKTLPRETDRQVDAVASRGSTPLVVAVNGRVLGVVELKDIVKPGISERFADLRRMGIKTVMITGDNHLTAAAIASEAGVDDFLAEATPESKLAAIRRYQKEGHLVAMTGDGTNDAPALAQADVAVAMNSGTNAAKEAANMVDLDSSPTKLIEVVRVGKQMLMTRGSLTTFSLANDIAKYFAIIPAAFSGVYPGLSVLNVMHLASPASALLSAVIFNALVIVALIPLALKGVRYRTAPAAELLRHNLLVYGFGGVVIPFAGIKAIDLLISGLGLV is encoded by the coding sequence ATGAGTAAGAAAACCCAAAGACCGCTTTTCGACGCGGTCGTATTGAAGGAAGCACTCGGGGAAAGCTTCAAGAAGCTCGACCCCCGCGTGCAGTTGCAAAACCCGGTGATGTTCCTCGTCTACCTGGGCGCCATCTTCACGACGGCGATTGCCGCCGCGAGCTTTGCCGGGTACGGGCGCGACGACGCTTCCTTTGCGCTCCAAACGGCGCTCTGGCTCTGGTTCACGGTGCTCTTTGCGAATTTCGCCGAATCGATGGCGGAAGGTCAGGCAAAAGCCCAGGCGCGGGCCCTCAAGGGGCTTCGCAAGAAAACGGTCGCGCACCGAATCGAGAATCCCGACGCCGCGACGCTCGGGCCCGATGCCCCTTGCGTTTGCATCGATTCGACGGAACTTCGCAAAGGGGACGTCGTCCTCGTCAAGGCGGGTGAAGTCGTCCCGTGCGACGGCGAAGTGATTCTCGGGGTCGCGTCCGTCGACGAGTCGGCGATCACGGGCGAATCCGCGCCCGTTATTCGCGAGAACGGCGGAGACTTCTCGTCCGTGACGGGCGGTACGACGGTCGTCTCCGACTGGTTGGTTGTCCGTGCTGCGGTCGAGCCGGGCGAATCCTTCATCGAGCGCATGATCGCGATGGTCGAAGGGGCCAAGCGCGGGAAGACCCCGAACGAAGCGGCGCTTTCCACCTTGCTTGTCGCGCTCACAATCGTCTTTTTGCTTGTGACGGCGACGCTTCTTCCTTTCTCGGACTTTGCCGTTGCCGCAAGCGGCTCGGGCGAAGTGATCGGTTACACCGTGCTCGTGGGGCTTCTCGTCTGCCTCATCCCGACGACGATCGGGGGACTTTTGTCGTCGATCGGCGTCGCGGGGATGTCGCGCCTCATGGCTGCGAACGTCATCGCGCGTTCGGGCCGTGCGGTCGAAGCTGCGGGCGACATCGACGTCCTGATGCTCGACAAAACGGGGACGATCACGTTCGGGAACCGCCGCGCTTCGGCCTTTTACCCCGCGCCCGGGGTCGCACGCGAAATGCTCCTCGAAGCGAGTTTCCTGGCGTCGCTCGCCGACGATACGCCCGAAGGGAAGTCGATCGTCGAACTCGCCCGCTCGGAAGCGAACGCTCGCTGGGCGAACGAACTCCCGAAGGGTGCGGCCTTCGTTCCCTTCTCGGCCCAGACGCGCATGTCGGGAGTGAACCTCCCCGACGGGCGTGAAATCCGCAAAGGCTCCCCCGACGCACTTCGCTCGCTCGTTGCGCAATGCGGCAAGACCTTGCCGCGCGAAACGGACCGTCAGGTCGATGCGGTGGCCTCGCGCGGCTCGACCCCTCTTGTCGTTGCCGTCAACGGTCGGGTGCTCGGTGTCGTCGAACTCAAGGACATCGTGAAGCCCGGAATTTCGGAGCGCTTCGCGGACCTGCGTCGCATGGGGATCAAGACCGTCATGATCACGGGCGACAACCACCTCACGGCCGCTGCGATCGCGAGCGAAGCGGGCGTCGACGACTTTCTCGCCGAAGCGACGCCGGAGTCGAAGCTCGCAGCCATTCGCCGCTACCAGAAGGAAGGGCACCTCGTTGCTATGACGGGCGACGGCACGAACGACGCGCCCGCGCTCGCGCAGGCCGACGTGGCGGTTGCGATGAATTCCGGGACGAACGCCGCGAAAGAGGCGGCGAACATGGTGGACCTCGACTCGAGCCCGACGAAATTGATCGAGGTCGTGCGGGTCGGCAAGCAAATGCTCATGACGCGCGGGTCGCTCACGACCTTTTCGCTCGCAAACGACATCGCAAAGTATTTCGCCATCATCCCCGCGGCCTTCTCCGGGGTCTACCCGGGGCTTTCGGTCCTCAACGTGATGCACTTGGCAAGCCCCGCTTCGGCGCTTTTGTCCGCCGTGATTTTCAACGCGCTCGTAATCGTCGCTCTCATTCCGCTCGCGCTCAAGGGGGTTCGGTACCGCACGGCGCCTGCCGCGGAACTCCTGCGGCACAACCTCCTCGTCTACGGGTTCGGGGGCGTCGTGATTCCGTTTGCCGGCATCAAGGCGATCGACCTTCTGATTTCGGGTCTGGGCTTGGTTTGA
- the kdpA gene encoding potassium-transporting ATPase subunit KdpA: MFSTIELLLIFLLTLALLTKPVGLWMLPMAEGRAPACVRRVDAALMRFLRIDPAHEQTWATYAVSLVSFNVIGVAALYLLLRVQGYLPLNPEGFAGMAPDQAFNTAISFVTNTNWQSYGGETTLSPLSQMLGLTVQNFVSAATGIAVAFVVMRGIARSETHELGNFWADVVRINLWLLLPMSVLFALFLASEGVVQTWNAATTIGSWTDPAAVASTGPVASQEAIKLLGTNGGGFFNVNSAHPFENPTALANFGECLAIFIISAGLCYTFGCLVRDTRQGWTVWGAMAVMFVAAVLVFAWFESEAGSFATNFGAAASQMHLEGKEMRFALSHSSLFSVVTTSASCGAVNNMHDSLSPLAGLVPTLLMLLGEVVFGGVGAGFYGIMIFIVVTVFVAGLMVGRTPEYVGKKIGVSSMKLASLGMLVTPVIVLAGVAASVLFDAGTSSITNPGPHGFSQILYAWASAANNNGSAFAGLNANTPWYNIGLGLAMWFGRFAVIAVVLALAGSLSRLRAVPPSSGTLATYGILFCGLLVGVVLLVGALTYVPALALGAAAEYLMLPAF, from the coding sequence ATGTTTTCAACGATCGAACTTCTTTTGATTTTTCTTCTGACGCTCGCACTCCTTACGAAGCCCGTCGGCCTTTGGATGCTCCCGATGGCCGAGGGGCGTGCCCCCGCGTGCGTCCGACGCGTCGACGCAGCGTTGATGCGCTTTCTTCGCATCGACCCCGCGCACGAGCAGACCTGGGCGACCTACGCCGTGTCGCTCGTGAGCTTCAACGTGATCGGCGTTGCGGCTTTGTACCTTCTTCTGCGCGTGCAGGGGTATCTGCCGCTCAACCCGGAAGGCTTTGCGGGCATGGCGCCCGATCAGGCCTTCAATACGGCGATTTCCTTCGTGACGAACACCAACTGGCAGTCCTACGGCGGTGAAACCACGCTCTCGCCCCTTTCTCAGATGCTCGGTCTGACGGTGCAGAATTTCGTCTCCGCCGCCACCGGGATCGCGGTTGCCTTCGTCGTGATGCGCGGCATCGCCCGCTCGGAAACGCACGAACTCGGAAATTTCTGGGCTGACGTCGTGCGCATCAACTTGTGGCTCCTTCTTCCGATGAGCGTCCTCTTCGCCCTCTTTCTCGCGAGCGAAGGGGTCGTGCAGACGTGGAACGCGGCAACGACGATCGGCTCTTGGACCGACCCCGCTGCGGTTGCTTCCACGGGGCCCGTGGCGAGCCAGGAAGCGATCAAACTTCTCGGCACGAACGGCGGGGGCTTTTTCAACGTGAATTCCGCGCATCCCTTTGAGAACCCGACGGCTCTCGCGAATTTCGGCGAATGTCTCGCGATCTTCATCATTTCCGCTGGCCTTTGCTACACGTTCGGGTGCCTCGTGCGCGACACCCGTCAGGGCTGGACCGTCTGGGGCGCGATGGCCGTGATGTTCGTCGCGGCGGTGCTCGTCTTTGCCTGGTTTGAGAGCGAAGCGGGGAGCTTTGCGACGAATTTCGGCGCTGCGGCCTCGCAAATGCACCTCGAAGGGAAGGAAATGCGCTTTGCGCTTTCGCACTCGTCCCTCTTTTCGGTTGTGACCACGTCCGCGTCGTGCGGTGCGGTCAACAACATGCACGATTCGCTCTCGCCCTTGGCCGGGCTCGTGCCGACGCTTTTGATGCTGCTCGGAGAAGTCGTCTTCGGCGGGGTCGGTGCGGGCTTTTACGGGATCATGATTTTCATCGTCGTCACGGTCTTCGTGGCGGGTCTCATGGTGGGGCGCACGCCCGAGTACGTCGGAAAGAAGATCGGTGTCTCGTCGATGAAGCTCGCCTCCCTCGGGATGCTCGTCACTCCCGTCATCGTGCTTGCGGGCGTTGCGGCCTCGGTCCTATTCGATGCGGGTACGAGCTCGATCACGAACCCCGGCCCCCACGGGTTCTCCCAAATTCTCTACGCCTGGGCGTCCGCCGCGAACAACAACGGCTCGGCCTTTGCGGGGCTCAATGCCAACACCCCCTGGTACAACATCGGGCTCGGTCTGGCGATGTGGTTCGGGCGCTTCGCCGTCATCGCGGTGGTGCTCGCGCTCGCGGGCTCTTTGAGCCGGCTGCGTGCGGTGCCGCCCTCCTCGGGGACGCTCGCCACGTACGGGATCCTCTTTTGCGGACTTCTCGTCGGCGTCGTGCTCTTGGTCGGAGCGCTCACCTACGTACCCGCCCTCGCGCTCGGCGCGGCGGCCGAATACCTCATGCTCCCCGCCTTCTGA
- a CDS encoding ABC transporter permease/substrate-binding protein: protein MMFDAFIRVFLERRAELGDLFLDHLGMTMAAVVVSLLIGIPLGIRMQRSRALAGVLLGAANVLQSIPSIALLAFFVPVVGIGAPSAVLMVIVYALLPILKGTYTGLQGVDPKLLEVARGMGMSEWQRLRRVSLPLAFPYIMSGVRVSAVSSVGTMTIAAFAGAGGLGWFVNVGLNSQSTELVLLGAIPASLTAIGLDFLLGRMEALARPAKHAERPRRRCEALLLAAVAAALLAVPVVQGVRSAAAASEPRIVVGSFNFTESTIVGHLAAQLIEARTGLAVERRFNLGGLRLGTAALESGDVDILPVYTGTALANILKENVDTTDPDTVYRRVVDGMRRSYGAAVTKPLGFNNTYVMAVAAEKARALGLTTVRDLVRAAPHLRLGATVDFIEREDGLPKMKSFYGSADFTEVRGLDSALRYEALASGEVDVVDGFATDALLTKTPSVLLKDADRIFPPYDAIYVVRGELESQRPEVLDALELLAGAVSDEDMRRMNRAVDVEGKNAADVAREFLSARGLV from the coding sequence ATGATGTTCGATGCTTTCATTCGAGTCTTTCTCGAGCGCCGCGCGGAACTCGGCGACCTCTTCCTTGATCACCTCGGGATGACGATGGCGGCGGTCGTCGTGTCGCTTCTGATCGGCATACCGCTCGGCATCCGCATGCAGCGCTCGCGCGCGCTCGCGGGCGTCCTGCTCGGCGCGGCGAACGTGCTGCAATCGATTCCGAGCATCGCGCTTCTCGCCTTCTTCGTTCCCGTCGTCGGGATCGGCGCGCCGTCGGCGGTGCTGATGGTGATCGTCTACGCGCTCCTTCCGATTCTGAAGGGGACGTACACCGGACTCCAAGGGGTCGATCCGAAACTCCTTGAGGTCGCGCGCGGCATGGGCATGAGCGAGTGGCAGCGCCTTCGCAGGGTGTCGCTGCCGCTCGCCTTTCCCTACATCATGTCGGGCGTTCGCGTCTCGGCCGTCTCGAGCGTCGGCACGATGACGATCGCCGCCTTTGCCGGCGCGGGCGGTCTCGGCTGGTTCGTGAATGTCGGGCTCAATTCGCAGAGCACAGAACTCGTCCTTCTCGGGGCGATTCCCGCGTCGCTCACGGCGATCGGGCTCGATTTTCTGCTCGGGCGCATGGAAGCGCTCGCACGTCCGGCCAAACACGCGGAACGCCCCCGCCGGCGGTGCGAGGCGCTCCTTCTGGCGGCGGTTGCGGCCGCGCTTCTCGCGGTTCCGGTCGTTCAGGGGGTGCGTTCGGCGGCGGCCGCATCCGAGCCCCGCATCGTCGTCGGGTCGTTCAATTTCACGGAGAGCACGATCGTCGGTCATCTGGCCGCCCAACTCATCGAAGCGCGTACGGGCCTGGCGGTCGAACGACGCTTCAACCTTGGCGGCCTTCGTCTCGGTACGGCCGCTCTGGAGTCGGGCGACGTCGACATCCTGCCCGTCTATACGGGGACGGCCCTTGCCAACATCCTCAAGGAAAACGTCGACACGACCGATCCCGACACGGTCTACCGGCGTGTGGTCGACGGGATGCGCCGCTCGTACGGCGCGGCGGTCACGAAGCCCCTCGGCTTCAACAATACGTACGTGATGGCGGTTGCGGCGGAGAAGGCCCGAGCGCTCGGTCTCACGACCGTGCGGGACCTTGTGCGTGCGGCGCCGCACCTGCGGCTCGGCGCCACGGTCGACTTCATCGAGCGCGAGGACGGCCTTCCGAAAATGAAGTCGTTTTACGGCTCGGCGGATTTTACCGAAGTGCGCGGCCTCGATTCTGCGCTTCGCTACGAGGCGCTCGCCTCGGGCGAGGTCGACGTCGTGGACGGCTTCGCGACGGACGCGCTCCTCACCAAAACGCCCTCGGTGCTTTTGAAGGACGCGGACCGCATTTTCCCGCCCTACGACGCGATTTACGTCGTGCGGGGCGAACTCGAGTCGCAGCGCCCCGAAGTGCTCGACGCGCTTGAGCTCCTGGCGGGGGCGGTAAGCGACGAAGACATGCGCCGCATGAACCGCGCGGTCGACGTCGAGGGGAAGAACGCCGCGGACGTTGCGCGCGAATTCCTGAGCGCTCGCGGCCTCGTATGA
- a CDS encoding ABC transporter ATP-binding protein: MTGLQQGRGIGLISVDMIEFRNVTLAYRDRPVLRGIDLTVPDRELCALIGASGSGKTTLLKLVNRLHAPDSGEVLVDGRPVTEFPLARLPGFIGYVVQEGGLFPHLSASENIRLALELAGKTEALERRIDEMLELVGLDPAIHRDAYPAELSGGQRQRVGIARAFAPEPPIVLMDEPFSALDPVTRTSLQDAVVRLKEAFGKTVLFVTHDMDEAIRMADRICVLENGRIVQNAAPEEILKHPATAGVRRFIGKEKLWQNPDLIRAEELTAAECPTIRPDRSVREALRTMKAFETETLFVVSDEERLLGRVTAKDLRARFFLPTSIARSVRPVEAVVERSTTFEAMVERELYRSDAPIAVVDADEKLLGSIEHATFLAMMSRSVLPKGAAQSGEAA; encoded by the coding sequence TTTCCGTCGATATGATCGAATTTCGCAATGTCACGCTCGCCTATCGGGATCGTCCCGTTTTGCGCGGGATCGACCTCACCGTACCCGACCGCGAACTCTGCGCCCTGATCGGCGCGAGCGGCTCGGGCAAAACCACGCTTCTGAAACTCGTCAACCGCCTCCATGCGCCCGATTCGGGCGAGGTGCTCGTCGACGGTCGTCCCGTCACCGAGTTTCCGCTCGCGCGTCTTCCGGGCTTCATCGGCTATGTCGTGCAGGAGGGCGGGCTTTTTCCGCATCTGAGCGCGTCGGAAAACATCCGGCTCGCGCTCGAACTTGCCGGCAAAACCGAGGCGCTTGAGCGTCGCATCGACGAAATGCTCGAACTCGTGGGGCTCGACCCCGCGATCCATCGCGACGCCTACCCCGCGGAACTCTCGGGCGGGCAGCGTCAACGCGTGGGGATTGCACGCGCCTTCGCGCCCGAGCCTCCGATCGTGCTCATGGACGAACCGTTCTCGGCGCTCGACCCCGTGACGCGTACGAGTCTGCAGGACGCGGTCGTGCGGCTCAAGGAGGCCTTCGGCAAGACGGTGCTTTTCGTCACGCACGACATGGACGAAGCGATTCGCATGGCCGATCGGATTTGCGTTCTCGAAAACGGTCGCATCGTGCAAAACGCCGCGCCCGAAGAGATTCTGAAGCACCCGGCCACGGCGGGCGTTCGGCGCTTCATCGGGAAAGAGAAGCTCTGGCAGAACCCCGACCTCATCCGGGCCGAAGAACTGACGGCAGCCGAGTGCCCGACGATCCGCCCCGATCGCTCGGTGCGCGAGGCGCTGCGTACGATGAAGGCCTTTGAAACGGAAACGCTCTTCGTTGTTTCCGACGAGGAACGACTCCTCGGACGCGTCACCGCAAAAGACCTTCGGGCGCGCTTTTTCCTGCCGACCTCGATCGCACGCTCCGTCCGACCGGTCGAAGCCGTCGTCGAACGCTCGACCACGTTCGAAGCCATGGTCGAGCGGGAGCTCTACCGGAGCGACGCGCCGATTGCGGTCGTCGACGCGGATGAAAAGCTTCTCGGTTCGATCGAACACGCGACCTTCCTCGCGATGATGTCGCGAAGCGTCCTCCCGAAGGGTGCCGCGCAGAGCGGGGAGGCCGCATGA